The Winogradskyella schleiferi genome contains the following window.
GTTCCGTTTCCACACGTTCTAAATTATCTTCCTCATTATAAACAGGAACTATGATTGTAAACTTATATGGCATTATTTTGATGACTTAGTCGGCACAAAAATATTGTTTTTTTTGATATCAATGCGTTTAATCGCTTTAACCTTCATATTAATGAAATTCGGAAATGGAAAAATAGTAACGGCCAGGATCCCGTAAGGAAAATTCCATTTTATTTGAGTTGATGTTAAAGAGCATATCTTCTCCAATATTGTAACCCATCATTCAACATTAAAATCTCACAAAGACAATAAATATTTAGCTGCAGCAAAAAATGTCTATTTTTCGGCTTCCACTAATTGAATTTAAGCTTGTAGTTCAGCTCTTTATCGTTTGCGCAAAGCAGATGTTTAACTAAAGCTTATTGAACAGATTAGGGTTTCGTTCCCACATATTCTTTTATGGGAACTTCAATAAAAGTATCGTCCCAAGCCATGGTTAGTTTTAAATTTCCTGTAGTATTGTTAAAGGCGATCGTAAATTTTTCTGCCGTTTCCTCTAATTGTTGTGTGGGCACTTCAAGTACAAGCGCATCATAGTTAGGATCCCACATTGGTTCCATTTTTTCGTCAACGCCCCATTTATATTGCTTGGAGTTGAACATCACTTTCCAAGTATCTTTCATCGGAACTGTCCAAATGGTATATTTTCCTTTTTTTAATCGTAGACCATCTATCGAAAGATCTTTGTTGGTTTCAAAAGTAGTAGCTTCATTGGCACCAGTTCGCCAAACTTTATCAAATGGAACGAGCGCTCCAAAAATTTCACGTTCGCGTTTGGATGGTCTGTTGTATTCCACCGTTAATGTTAAATCGTTAAGCGTGATTTCGGCCGAATCCTTAGGACTTAAACGTTCGGAAAAAATATTTTCAACAAATACAGAATATAAAAGTAAGCCTATAGCCAATATAGACAAGAAAATGAGGAGGCGTTTTAACATAGTGGATAATAACCTTAAAGGATTTTTAATTTAAAAATAAATATACCAAATATGGATATTCAAGATTTAAAGATAATTGAAATCCCTAACTTTATAGAAATCTAACGTCTAATTTTAAGTAAATCTTATAAAAAGAATAATTTTTTAATATTTTTTGCAACACTTAGAATTTTACCTCGTCTTTATAGTAGAACCAATCAAAAAACCAAAATTAAAATCAGCACGTTTCAAATTCATATTGTTGAAAAATGCAAACAGAATGATCGACATGCGCAAATGCAATTGTACAATCAGTACTGTGATGGCATGTTAATGGTGGCGTTTCGATTTGTAAAGGATACCCTGGAAGCCGAAGATATTGTGCAAGAAGCCTTTATAAAAGCGTTTTCAAAATTAGAACAATATAAAGCTGAAGTGAGTTTTGGAGCTTGGTTAAAGCGCATTGTTATTAATAGATGTATTGACGTTTTAAAATCGAAGCGACAACGTCTAGTGGAATTGGAGGATTATCATTTGAATGTGATTGAAGATAACGAGGAAGAATGGACAGTCGAAGATGGAATTACACTTGAAGCGGTGAAATTGGCGATAGAAGCATTACCAGAAAAATACAAATATGTAGTGATGTTATATTTAATGGAAGGCTACGACCATCAGGAAATAGCAGAGATTTTAAATATTACTGAAGTCGCTTCCAGAACCCAACTATCGCGAGGAAAGCAAAAATTACAATTGGCATTAAAAAAAGAAAAAAATGGCACAAAATATTAAAGATTTATTTGAAAATGAGCCTAAGAATAAAGATTTGAAAATGTCTAAAGGTCATGAAGCTCGATTTCTTCAAAAACTGAAAAAAGAGTTTCCGGAAGAACATAAAAAATCGAATAGGTCATGGTTATTAAATTTTGCTGCAAGCGTGGTTGTTTTGTTAGGTCTAAGTTATGGAGCGTTTCAGTTTTTTCAAGCTCCTGACCACTCCAATGATTCCATTGAAGTTGCAGATACCAATTTAAAAACATTGGGAGACATTTCACCAGACTTAAAAAAAGTGGAAGATTATTATTTGGCAAGTATCAATTTGGAATTGTCTAAAGTAAAGCTCACACCAGAAAACAAGGAGTTGTTTGATGGTTACGTGTTGAGGCTTAAAGAGTTAAATGACGAGTACAAAAAATTAATAATTGAGCTCAACGAAAACGGGCCGAATGAAGCCACTTTAGACGCTTTAATTGAAAATTTAAAATACAGGCTCAATCTTGTGATGCGTCTTAAAGAAAAGCTCGCGGCATTTAGTGACGATACATTTGAACAAGAAAGTGTTTAGATCTTTATGATGCGTAGTCCAATCGAAGCTATATATAATTATTAATACAATCAAATCAATCAATTTGCCAGAGCTAAGGCTTCGGTAAACAAAGTCAAATCAAAAAACGAACAGATTTTATTCAGCTAGACTGGGTATTTCTAAAAATCAAAAAACATGAACTTTTCAAAGAAAAATCACGAACACAACACAGAAAAAAGAAAATCTGTGAGTAAAAAAACCATCCTAATTTTATTGCTCAGCCTAATAACCACTTTTGGTTATGCACAGAAAAAAATGACTAAAACATCACAATCCATTAAGGTCTCTAAGGATGCGGTCGTAGAATTAAATACGAGCTATGTTGAAATTGAATTAGATACATGGAACAAAGATGTTGTTGAGGTGGAAGCCTATATTGAAGGCAATAAATTAAGTGAAGAAGAATTGAAGTTTGCCTTGGAAGCATGGAACCTAAAAGTGGAAGGCTCTAGAGATAAGGTCGTAATTTCGTCAACAGGAGGACCTTCCGTAGGTTTATATGGCGACGGTGATTATGCCATTTTATTAAAAGATTTAGAATTTGAATTGGCAGATTTACCAGAAATGCCAAGACTACCAGAGATGCCAGCAATGCCACACATGGCAGAAATGCCTGAAATGCCTGAAATGCCTGAAATGCCAGAAATGCCTGAGCTACCAGAATTGCCAAAAGGTGTCAATACAATTGCTTTTGATTATGACAGGTACCAAGAGGAAGGCGAATCCTATTTAGCAGAGTGGAGTAAAACCTATGAAAAAAAAGGCGGCAAGGAACTTCAGAAACGAATGGAAGAATGGGCTCGAAAATTTGGTGAATCAGGTTACCAAGAAAAGATGGAAAAATGGGGAGAAGAATATGGTAAACGTTTTGAAGGCAAATGGGCAAAAGATATGGAGAAATGGGGAGAGAAATTCGGCGAAAAGTATGGCGCGGATATGGAAAAATGGGGAGAGGAGTTTGGTGAAAACTTTGGCAAAGAATGGGAGATGAAAATGGAAGCTTGGGGCGAGCGTTTTGGTCAAGAAATGGAACAGCGATCCAAGGCTATGGAACAAAGGGGAGAAGCTTTGGAGAAGCGTCAAGAGGAACTCGCCAAGCGACATGAACGTTTGGCAAATAAAAGAGAATCTATATTGGTAGAACGTTTAGAATCTGGTAAGACCAATAAAGTCAAAAAAGTCATAAAAATTAAAATCCCGAAGAAGGCAAAATTGAAAACTAATATAAGACATGGAGAATTAAAAATATCCTCAGTAATACATCAAATACGAGGTGATATTTCGCACTCATTTTTTGTAGCAGAACACATTGATGGAAGTGACACTTCCATCAATGTGTCTTATTCACCTGTTATGGTAAATACATGGAATTTAGGGACTTTAAATCTAAATTTTGTGGATAAGGCACAGATTAAAACGGCTCAGAATTTAGTGCTCAATTCTAAATCGTCTAATATCACGGTAGAAAACTTGAATGATACGGCCATTATTGATGGTAGTTTTGGAGACTTAACGATTTCTAATTTAAGTGCAAGTTTTAAAAACCTTAATTTGGTCTTGGAAAACAGTGATGCGTTAATCAATTTGCCAAAAGATGTAGATTACAATTTGTATTTTAAAGGCAATCGGTCAAAGTATAATAATAAAGTTACTGGTCAAAAAACCATTCGTAATTATCCTGAAGGACAAAGTTCCAGTCGAAATATTATAGTTAATGCTAAGTTTAGTAATGTGATTATAAATTAAAGCACTTTTGTAAGCCTCAGTTTCTAGCACAAAAATTTAGCCGTTTTCAGTGCCTCATTTTTATATTGTTTTCCATAACATAGATTTCCTATTTTTATGGAAATTTTTTTTATGCCTATTTCAAATTTTGAGAACTTATTAAAATCGCTCCAAGCTGAGTCATTGTTTGATTTTATTATAACAGCAAACAATTTTACTCCTCTTGATTTATCTATTCACAATGACGAACTAAAGACTGTTAATATTTCATCGTCAAATGATTTGGAGCAATTCATTTGGAAACACATTACAGCCCATAATGCAAAAGTCGCTTACGGCGGTTATTTAGAACTACGCGGCATTTATCAGCGCAGCATTTATTTCAACCAGCAAAACACCGAACTAGAACGCAATATTCATTTAGGTTTAGACCTTTGGATAGAGGCTGAAACCCCAATTTTTGCGCCTTTGGAAGGCAGCATTCATAGTTTTAAAAACAATACCAATTATGGTGATTATGGCCCAGCGCTGATTTTAAAACACGATATCTCTAATTTTACATTTTACACCCTGTATGGTCATTTGAGTTTAGATTCTATTACGCAGATAAAAGTCGGAGCAGAGGTGAAGCAAGGTGAGCAAATAGCAACATTGGGAACAGCTGAAGTGAATGGCGATTATCCACCACATTTACATTTTCAAATCCTAAAAGATATTCAGGATTATGAAGGAGATTATCCTGGTGTTTGTAATAAAGCGGATTTGGAATTTTATCAATTGAATTGTCCTGATCCTAATTTGCTTTTAAAATTGTAAAAAAGTGGCATTAATTGCAGTATGCAACAAGCTCTTAAAACAAGCTCTTAAAACAAGCTTTTGCAATCGCTAAATCAGGATTGACATTTGACCATGAATATAAAAGCACGCTAGTGAAAAATTGATGGAGTTTTATCTGTTTTTTAGCACAGTACTTTGTTGTACACCGTTTTTATTTCCGTTTTAATATTTGCTCGACATATTTTCTGTGATTTTCAAATCCGTTTTTCTCTGGATTTTCCAAGTCAATCATTTCTCCAATTCCAGAGTCAAAAATTTGCCAATTATGTTTTTTTGCTAATTTAATTAGTTCGTAAAGTCCATTTTCTCCATATAAACTTAACACTGTATTGCTCACAGATTTATTATGTACAATAAAGTCAATTGTGAAATCAGTTCCGACTATTTCTCTGTGATTATCATCTTTATTAATTCGGTCAAATGAGGCTTCCAAAATTCCGTCAAAATCAGTCGATTCGAGTTGGTTTTCATCCAATTCCGTAACTGATTCTATTTTCTGTTTTGAATTAAAAAGCACAATGTCCCAACTCATTTTTATATTTTTTATTAAGTTCCGTAATATTCGTCATAATGATGTTTAAATTCAGTTTGCATTAGCTCGGAAGTAATTCCGCCAAACTGGATTTCATATTCTTCGTTATCCATTCCAGTTATAGCTCCACCCCAACCATTCAGTTCAGTTCCGCTTTCCAAGTAAACTTTCAGTTCGGGAATTACAACAGTATCAATCAACTTTAATTTCGGTTCGTCATCGTTTATTTGAACCTTATATTTTTTACAATGATTTCTAAAAAGTTCATAAGGCGACTCCACGTCATCAAAATTGATTTTTCCGTGGATAACTCCCATTGGTGTATCCGCAAATTCAAAATCAGTTGTTCCGATTTTTACTCCGTTTAATTCTATGCGATATGTTTTTCTCAAATGGTGTACAACACCCATATAACGTTACTTAAGCCATAAAAGTAACGTTATTTCGCTTAAGTCTATACTTCTGGGTTGTCTATTATAAAGTTAGTCATATTTAACAAATTGTCAAGTGATCTTTTAATTTTCTAGAAATCTTTGACATAAAAAAGACTTCTATCTACTACAAAAAAGTTTTAAATAAATACATTTTTAATTTTAAGACGCAATGCTCTAAAGCTTTTGGTTTTCCTAATCCTCAACCTTCCGCTTAGCCACAAACGTCCCATTGGGCTGAATGAATTTAACTTCGTTAATGCTTTTATCATCAGATTCAATAAACTCAACCTTAAAACCTTCTAAAGTTTTAAAATTAAACTTGTGCGTTGCTGTGGGTACTAAGGCATATTCTGGTTGGCCTGGCACAAAAACATAAAGCACATTTTCATCCTTTATATAGGCTTTTATTTCCTGTCCCATCAAATCAAATTTCCCAACGTACTGCTCCAAGGTTTTGGCATCGACATCTATGGTGTTTGGTGTCCGTTTAAAAGCTATGGGATCCAATAGGCCTTCAATATCAATATGGCCATAATCTATATCGCCTGCAGTGTTGGTACTAAAGTTTATTTTTATGGAACTTCCTATGGCTGTGGTATCAACTTTCCCGTTTTTCACATCGATAAATTCAAACGTATCATAATGAAAATGGTTGAGGTATTGTCGGTCTTCGTTAAGTTCAGAGAACAAGGAATCGTTTTC
Protein-coding sequences here:
- a CDS encoding DUF2911 domain-containing protein, which encodes MLKRLLIFLSILAIGLLLYSVFVENIFSERLSPKDSAEITLNDLTLTVEYNRPSKREREIFGALVPFDKVWRTGANEATTFETNKDLSIDGLRLKKGKYTIWTVPMKDTWKVMFNSKQYKWGVDEKMEPMWDPNYDALVLEVPTQQLEETAEKFTIAFNNTTGNLKLTMAWDDTFIEVPIKEYVGTKP
- a CDS encoding RNA polymerase sigma factor, with the protein product MQLYNQYCDGMLMVAFRFVKDTLEAEDIVQEAFIKAFSKLEQYKAEVSFGAWLKRIVINRCIDVLKSKRQRLVELEDYHLNVIEDNEEEWTVEDGITLEAVKLAIEALPEKYKYVVMLYLMEGYDHQEIAEILNITEVASRTQLSRGKQKLQLALKKEKNGTKY
- a CDS encoding peptidoglycan DD-metalloendopeptidase family protein yields the protein MEIFFMPISNFENLLKSLQAESLFDFIITANNFTPLDLSIHNDELKTVNISSSNDLEQFIWKHITAHNAKVAYGGYLELRGIYQRSIYFNQQNTELERNIHLGLDLWIEAETPIFAPLEGSIHSFKNNTNYGDYGPALILKHDISNFTFYTLYGHLSLDSITQIKVGAEVKQGEQIATLGTAEVNGDYPPHLHFQILKDIQDYEGDYPGVCNKADLEFYQLNCPDPNLLLKL
- a CDS encoding YggN family protein gives rise to the protein MNFSKKNHEHNTEKRKSVSKKTILILLLSLITTFGYAQKKMTKTSQSIKVSKDAVVELNTSYVEIELDTWNKDVVEVEAYIEGNKLSEEELKFALEAWNLKVEGSRDKVVISSTGGPSVGLYGDGDYAILLKDLEFELADLPEMPRLPEMPAMPHMAEMPEMPEMPEMPEMPELPELPKGVNTIAFDYDRYQEEGESYLAEWSKTYEKKGGKELQKRMEEWARKFGESGYQEKMEKWGEEYGKRFEGKWAKDMEKWGEKFGEKYGADMEKWGEEFGENFGKEWEMKMEAWGERFGQEMEQRSKAMEQRGEALEKRQEELAKRHERLANKRESILVERLESGKTNKVKKVIKIKIPKKAKLKTNIRHGELKISSVIHQIRGDISHSFFVAEHIDGSDTSINVSYSPVMVNTWNLGTLNLNFVDKAQIKTAQNLVLNSKSSNITVENLNDTAIIDGSFGDLTISNLSASFKNLNLVLENSDALINLPKDVDYNLYFKGNRSKYNNKVTGQKTIRNYPEGQSSSRNIIVNAKFSNVIIN